The Flavobacterium jumunjinense genome includes a region encoding these proteins:
- a CDS encoding aconitate hydratase, with protein MAFDIEMIEKVYATMAERVDKARELVGRPLTLSEKILYSHLWEKMPSQAFTRGKDYVDFAPDRVACQDATAQMALLQFMHAGKKTVAVPTTVHCDHLIQAKVGADADLTRAKSQSSEVFDFLSSVSNKYGIGFWKPGSGIIHQIVLENYAFPGGMMIGTDSHTVNAGGLGMLAIGVGGADAVDVMSGMGWELKFPKLIGVKLTGKLNGWTAPKDVILKVADILTVKGGTGAIVEYFGEGAESMSCTGKGTICNMGAEIGATTSTFGYDDSMRRYLNATDRQDVVKAADKVADYLTADEAVYADPAQYFDQLIEINLSELEPHINGPFTPDRGTPVSKMKTEAAANGWPIKVEWGLIGSCTNSSYEDMSRAASIVEQAVAHGISPKAEFGINPGSEQIRYTIERDGIIATFEKMGTKVFTNACGPCIGQWDRAGADKEEKNTIVHSFNRNFSKRADGNPNTHAFVTSPEMVAALAISGRLDFNPLTDTLLNDKGEEVKLNPPKGDELPSKGFDVEDAGFQAPAEDGSGIIVSVSETSDRLQLLAPFKPWNGENITGAKLLIKAFGKCTTDHISMAGPWLRFRGHLDNISNNMLIGAVNAFNQATNKVKNQLDNSYDAVPAVARAYKAAGIPSVVVGDHNYGEGSSREHAAMEPRFLGVTAVLVKSFARIHETNLKKQGMLGLTFANEADYDKIQENDTINFLDLTAFAPGKPLAIEFVHEDGSKDVIMANHTYNEGQIEWFKAGSALNLIAAGKA; from the coding sequence ATGGCTTTTGATATTGAAATGATTGAAAAGGTGTATGCAACCATGGCAGAACGTGTTGATAAAGCACGCGAGCTAGTTGGTCGTCCACTAACATTGTCTGAAAAGATTTTATATTCACATTTGTGGGAGAAAATGCCTTCACAAGCATTTACAAGAGGAAAAGATTATGTGGATTTTGCACCAGATAGAGTAGCTTGTCAAGATGCAACAGCACAAATGGCATTATTACAGTTCATGCATGCTGGAAAAAAAACAGTTGCCGTTCCAACAACAGTTCACTGTGATCACTTAATTCAAGCAAAAGTTGGTGCTGATGCCGATTTAACACGTGCAAAATCACAATCAAGTGAAGTTTTCGATTTCTTATCATCAGTTTCAAACAAATACGGAATCGGGTTTTGGAAACCAGGTTCTGGAATTATTCACCAAATTGTTTTAGAAAATTATGCATTTCCAGGTGGAATGATGATTGGTACCGATTCGCATACTGTAAACGCAGGTGGATTAGGTATGCTAGCTATTGGTGTGGGTGGTGCAGATGCAGTAGATGTAATGTCTGGAATGGGTTGGGAATTGAAGTTTCCAAAACTAATCGGTGTTAAATTAACTGGAAAATTAAACGGATGGACAGCTCCTAAAGATGTTATTCTTAAAGTTGCTGATATTCTTACTGTAAAAGGTGGAACAGGAGCAATTGTAGAATACTTCGGAGAAGGTGCAGAGTCAATGTCATGTACGGGTAAAGGAACAATTTGTAACATGGGTGCAGAAATTGGAGCAACAACTTCAACTTTTGGATATGATGATTCAATGCGTCGTTACTTGAATGCAACAGATCGTCAAGATGTAGTTAAAGCAGCAGACAAAGTAGCCGATTATTTAACAGCAGATGAAGCAGTATATGCAGATCCAGCACAATATTTCGACCAATTAATCGAAATTAACCTATCAGAATTAGAACCACATATCAACGGACCTTTTACACCAGATAGAGGAACACCAGTTTCTAAAATGAAAACAGAAGCAGCTGCAAATGGATGGCCAATAAAAGTAGAATGGGGATTAATCGGTTCTTGTACTAACTCTTCTTATGAAGACATGTCTCGTGCAGCTTCAATTGTTGAACAAGCAGTTGCACATGGAATTTCTCCAAAAGCAGAATTCGGAATCAATCCTGGTTCAGAACAAATTCGTTACACTATTGAAAGAGATGGAATCATTGCTACTTTCGAAAAAATGGGAACTAAAGTGTTTACAAATGCTTGTGGACCATGCATCGGACAGTGGGATAGAGCTGGAGCAGACAAAGAAGAGAAAAACACCATCGTTCACTCTTTCAATAGAAATTTCTCTAAAAGAGCAGATGGTAACCCTAATACACATGCTTTCGTAACATCACCAGAAATGGTTGCTGCATTAGCAATTTCAGGAAGATTAGATTTCAATCCTTTAACAGATACATTGTTAAATGATAAAGGTGAAGAAGTAAAATTAAACCCTCCAAAAGGAGACGAATTACCAAGCAAAGGTTTTGATGTAGAAGATGCAGGTTTTCAAGCACCAGCTGAAGACGGTTCAGGAATAATTGTATCTGTTTCAGAAACGTCAGATCGTTTGCAATTATTAGCACCTTTCAAACCTTGGAATGGTGAAAATATTACAGGAGCTAAGTTATTAATTAAAGCTTTTGGTAAATGTACTACAGATCATATTTCTATGGCAGGACCATGGTTACGTTTCCGTGGACATTTAGATAATATTTCTAATAATATGTTGATTGGAGCAGTAAACGCATTCAACCAAGCAACAAACAAAGTGAAAAATCAATTAGATAATAGTTATGATGCTGTTCCTGCTGTAGCAAGAGCATACAAAGCAGCTGGAATTCCTTCTGTAGTTGTTGGAGATCATAATTACGGAGAAGGATCTTCTCGTGAACATGCTGCAATGGAGCCTCGTTTCCTTGGTGTAACAGCTGTTTTAGTAAAATCTTTTGCACGAATTCATGAAACAAACCTTAAAAAACAAGGAATGTTAGGATTAACGTTTGCTAACGAAGCAGATTATGATAAAATTCAAGAAAATGATACCATCAACTTCTTAGATTTAACAGCATTTGCGCCAGGAAAACCGTTAGCTATAGAATTCGTTCATGAAGATGGTTCTAAAGATGTAATTATGGCAAATCATACCTACAACGAAGGACAAATTGAATGGTTTAAAGCAGGTTCTGCATTAAATTTAATTGCAGCTGGAAAAGCTTAA
- a CDS encoding bifunctional aconitate hydratase 2/2-methylisocitrate dehydratase yields MNTYKDYIQEIEERKGQGLHPKPIDGAELLSEIISQIKDLNNENRADSLNFFIYNVVPGTTSAAGVKAKFLKEIILGESVVEEITPAFAFELLSHMKGGPSIEVLLDLALGNDVAIAKEAAKVLKTQVFLYDADTNRLAEAFKKGNEIAKELLESYAKAEFFTKLPDVEEEIEIVTYIAGIGDISTDLLSPGGDAHSRSDRELHGQCLFEHNKEMQKELLALKEKHPNKRVMLIAEKGTMGVGSSRMSGVNNVALWTGIQASPYVPFINIAPIIAGTNGISPIFLTTVGVTGGIGVDLKNWVKKTDAEGKVVRNEDGEIVLEQTYSVETGTVLTINTKSKKLYKGSEALMDISASLTPQKVEFIKAGGSYAIVFGKKIQTFAAKTLGIETPLVYAPSKEISHEGQGLTAVEKIFNKNAVGTTPGKILHTGSDVRVEVNIVGSQDTTGLMTSQELESMAATVISPIVDGAYQSGCHTASVWDNKSKANIPKLMSFMNDFGLITARDPKGKYHAMTDVIHKVLNDITIDDWAIIIGGDSHTRMSKGVAFGADSGTVALALATGEASMPIPDSVKVTFKGEMKGYMDFRDVVHATQQQMLKQFGGENVFQGRVIEVHIGTLTADQAFTFTDWTAEMKAKASICISEDETLIESLEIAKSRIQIMINKGMDNANQVLQGLINKANKRIAEIKSGEKPALKPDANAKYYAEVLIDLDQVIEPMIADPDVNNEDVSKRYTHDTIRPLSYYGGTKKVDLGFVGSCMVHKGDMKILAQMLKNIEAKHGKVEFKAPLVVAPPTYNIVDELKVEGDWEVLQKYSGFEFDDNAPKGLARTKYENMLYLERPGCNLCMGNQEKAAPGDTVMATSTRLFQGRVVKDSGEKKGESLLSSTPVVVLSTILGRTPTMEEYEAAVEGIVLTRFKPSQKQLVG; encoded by the coding sequence ATGAATACTTATAAAGATTACATTCAAGAGATTGAAGAACGAAAAGGTCAAGGACTTCATCCAAAACCAATTGATGGAGCTGAATTATTAAGCGAAATAATTAGCCAAATTAAAGATTTAAATAACGAGAACAGAGCAGATTCTCTTAATTTCTTTATTTATAATGTTGTGCCAGGTACAACAAGTGCAGCGGGTGTTAAAGCTAAATTTTTAAAAGAAATTATTTTAGGTGAATCTGTTGTTGAAGAAATTACACCTGCTTTTGCTTTTGAGTTATTATCACATATGAAAGGTGGACCTTCTATTGAAGTATTATTAGATTTAGCTTTAGGAAATGATGTAGCTATCGCAAAAGAAGCTGCAAAAGTTCTTAAAACACAAGTTTTCTTATACGATGCCGATACAAATCGTTTAGCAGAGGCATTTAAAAAAGGTAATGAAATAGCGAAAGAACTTTTAGAAAGTTATGCTAAAGCTGAATTCTTTACTAAGTTACCAGATGTAGAAGAAGAAATTGAAATAGTGACATATATTGCAGGGATAGGGGATATCTCTACAGATTTATTGTCACCAGGAGGAGATGCGCATTCAAGATCAGATCGTGAATTACACGGTCAGTGTTTGTTTGAGCATAATAAAGAAATGCAAAAGGAACTTTTAGCTTTAAAAGAGAAACATCCTAATAAGCGCGTGATGTTAATCGCTGAAAAAGGAACTATGGGAGTGGGTTCATCAAGAATGTCGGGTGTTAATAACGTGGCATTATGGACAGGTATTCAAGCGAGTCCTTATGTTCCATTTATTAATATTGCTCCAATTATTGCAGGTACAAATGGTATTTCACCAATTTTCTTAACAACTGTTGGTGTAACAGGAGGAATAGGGGTTGACCTTAAAAACTGGGTTAAGAAAACAGATGCAGAAGGAAAAGTAGTTCGTAATGAAGACGGTGAAATTGTATTAGAGCAAACCTATTCTGTTGAAACAGGTACCGTTTTAACTATTAATACAAAATCGAAAAAATTATACAAAGGAAGTGAAGCGTTAATGGATATTTCAGCTTCATTGACTCCGCAAAAAGTAGAATTTATAAAAGCAGGTGGATCATACGCTATTGTATTTGGTAAAAAAATTCAAACATTTGCAGCTAAGACTTTAGGTATTGAAACTCCACTTGTATATGCTCCATCGAAAGAGATTTCTCATGAAGGACAAGGACTTACTGCTGTTGAAAAAATATTTAATAAAAATGCTGTTGGCACAACTCCAGGAAAAATATTGCACACAGGTTCAGATGTTCGTGTTGAAGTTAATATTGTAGGTTCTCAAGATACTACAGGTTTAATGACTTCTCAAGAATTAGAATCAATGGCAGCAACTGTTATTTCTCCAATTGTTGATGGAGCGTACCAGTCAGGATGTCATACCGCTTCAGTTTGGGATAATAAGTCAAAAGCTAATATTCCTAAACTAATGAGTTTCATGAACGACTTTGGTTTAATTACAGCTCGCGACCCTAAAGGGAAATATCACGCTATGACCGATGTAATTCACAAGGTATTAAATGATATTACTATAGATGATTGGGCAATTATTATTGGAGGTGATTCACATACAAGAATGTCCAAAGGGGTTGCTTTTGGTGCAGATTCAGGAACAGTTGCTTTAGCACTTGCTACTGGTGAAGCTTCAATGCCAATTCCAGATTCAGTAAAAGTTACCTTTAAAGGAGAAATGAAAGGATATATGGATTTCCGTGATGTAGTGCATGCTACACAACAACAAATGTTAAAACAATTTGGAGGTGAAAACGTATTCCAAGGTAGAGTAATTGAAGTACATATTGGAACTTTAACTGCCGATCAAGCCTTTACATTTACTGATTGGACTGCAGAAATGAAAGCAAAAGCTTCTATCTGTATTTCAGAAGATGAGACTTTAATAGAATCATTAGAGATTGCTAAATCTAGAATCCAAATTATGATCAATAAAGGGATGGATAATGCAAATCAAGTGCTTCAAGGATTAATAAATAAGGCGAATAAACGTATTGCTGAAATTAAATCGGGAGAAAAACCAGCTTTAAAACCAGATGCTAATGCTAAATATTACGCAGAAGTTTTAATTGATTTAGATCAAGTAATCGAACCAATGATTGCAGATCCAGATGTAAATAACGAAGATGTTTCTAAACGTTATACACACGATACTATTAGACCTTTATCATACTATGGTGGGACTAAAAAAGTAGACTTAGGATTTGTGGGATCATGTATGGTTCATAAAGGAGATATGAAAATTTTAGCTCAAATGTTAAAAAACATAGAGGCAAAACATGGTAAAGTTGAGTTTAAAGCTCCTTTAGTAGTTGCACCTCCAACATATAATATTGTCGATGAGCTAAAAGTAGAAGGCGATTGGGAAGTATTACAAAAATACTCAGGATTTGAGTTTGATGATAATGCACCAAAAGGTTTGGCACGTACTAAATATGAAAACATGTTGTATTTAGAGCGTCCTGGCTGTAACTTGTGTATGGGGAATCAAGAAAAAGCAGCGCCTGGAGACACTGTAATGGCTACTTCTACACGTTTATTTCAGGGAAGAGTCGTTAAAGATTCTGGCGAGAAAAAAGGAGAATCTTTATTATCATCTACACCAGTAGTGGTTTTATCTACTATTTTAGGTAGAACACCTACAATGGAAGAATATGAAGCTGCAGTGGAAGGGATTGTTTTAACAAGATTTAAACCTTCTCAAAAACAATTAGTAGGATAA